A stretch of the Pygocentrus nattereri isolate fPygNat1 chromosome 29, fPygNat1.pri, whole genome shotgun sequence genome encodes the following:
- the si:dkey-63d15.12 gene encoding uncharacterized protein si:dkey-63d15.12 isoform X2 codes for MQKQQKHNSSCTYRNTMTGIRALRTLLLSLFVPGCVCGSDLTVWQTPEIINTTEGQHVNISCHFTVKSTWEGLKVEWWRNNKTEVKQELFNISALNSINPESMNHSSVLQIPSVRLNHSGIYYCAVFQELPMLGEKVYGPGTELRVDHSAVTVLGASVLTSVLITVFITCVVFLIYRGCCTRPKQQSAGGAEEPSSVLYAALNIRKPQDKRNSQEVSPQPDVGGPADAEGPTDSEVLYSDVRIKKK; via the exons ATgcagaaacagcagaaacacaACAGCAGCTGCACCTACAGAAACACAATGACAGGCATAAGAGCGCTGCGCACTCTCCTCCTCAGCCTCTTCGTCCCAG ggtgtgtgtgtggatcagACCTGACTGTGTGGCAAACTCCTGaaataataaacacaacagaGGGTCAGCATGTCAACATCAGCTGCCACTTCACAGTTAAATCAACCTGGGAAGGTCTGAAGGTTGAATGGTggagaaataataaaacagaagttaaacaggaattatttaatatttctgctCTGAACTCTATAAACCCAGAGAGCATGAACCACAGCTCAGTACTCCAGATTCCTTCAGTGCGTCTGAATCACAGCGGCATCTACTACTGTGCAGTGTTTCAGGAACTACCAATGCTTGGAGAAAAGGTTTACGGACCAGGCACAGAGCTCAGAGTGG ATCACTCTGCAGTTACAGTTCTAGGTGCATCAGTGTTGACCTCAGTGCTGATTACTGTCTTCATCACATGTGTGGTATTCCTTATATACAGAG GTTGTTGTACGAGACCAAAACAGCAGAGCGCAGGCGGG GCTGAGGAACCATCGTCTGTCCTGTACGCCGCCCTGAACATCCGCAAGCCTCAGGACAAGAGAAACTCACAGGAG gtcAGTCCTCAGCCAGACGTGGGGGGTCCGGCAGACGCGGAGGGTCCGACAGACAGCGAGGTTTTATACTCAGACGTccgcattaaaaaaaaatag
- the si:dkey-63d15.12 gene encoding uncharacterized protein si:dkey-63d15.12 isoform X1: MQKQQKHNSSCTYRNTMTGIRALRTLLLSLFVPGCVCGSDLTVWQTPEIINTTEGQHVNISCHFTVKSTWEGLKVEWWRNNKTEVKQELFNISALNSINPESMNHSSVLQIPSVRLNHSGIYYCAVFQELPMLGEKVYGPGTELRVDVPTDHSAVTVLGASVLTSVLITVFITCVVFLIYRGCCTRPKQQSAGGAEEPSSVLYAALNIRKPQDKRNSQEVSPQPDVGGPADAEGPTDSEVLYSDVRIKKK; this comes from the exons ATgcagaaacagcagaaacacaACAGCAGCTGCACCTACAGAAACACAATGACAGGCATAAGAGCGCTGCGCACTCTCCTCCTCAGCCTCTTCGTCCCAG ggtgtgtgtgtggatcagACCTGACTGTGTGGCAAACTCCTGaaataataaacacaacagaGGGTCAGCATGTCAACATCAGCTGCCACTTCACAGTTAAATCAACCTGGGAAGGTCTGAAGGTTGAATGGTggagaaataataaaacagaagttaaacaggaattatttaatatttctgctCTGAACTCTATAAACCCAGAGAGCATGAACCACAGCTCAGTACTCCAGATTCCTTCAGTGCGTCTGAATCACAGCGGCATCTACTACTGTGCAGTGTTTCAGGAACTACCAATGCTTGGAGAAAAGGTTTACGGACCAGGCACAGAGCTCAGAGTGG ATGTGCCAACAGATCACTCTGCAGTTACAGTTCTAGGTGCATCAGTGTTGACCTCAGTGCTGATTACTGTCTTCATCACATGTGTGGTATTCCTTATATACAGAG GTTGTTGTACGAGACCAAAACAGCAGAGCGCAGGCGGG GCTGAGGAACCATCGTCTGTCCTGTACGCCGCCCTGAACATCCGCAAGCCTCAGGACAAGAGAAACTCACAGGAG gtcAGTCCTCAGCCAGACGTGGGGGGTCCGGCAGACGCGGAGGGTCCGACAGACAGCGAGGTTTTATACTCAGACGTccgcattaaaaaaaaatag